CCCCCAGCAAGTGGCGCCTTCGAGGCCGCCTCTTGCTTTCTCTCAAGAGTTAACCCCCAACTTTATTCCCAAGCACTTCAGCGGCCTACCGCACAAGGCAGGAGGTGCAAATGCACAGGGTGCTCCGAAAGCACCGCCTGCCATCGACCGCGCTTCCCCAGCAAGTGGCGCCTTCAGGGCCGCCTCTTGCTTTTTATCAGAATCAACCCCCAACTTTTTCCTCCAAGCACTTCCCCAAAAAACCCCCATCTTTACCCATAATCCCATTTTTCGTTCGTTCTTACAAAAGATCTGACATCTGGTACGATACTTGCTTATTTAGTTTATTTTAAATTATTTTTTATGAAACAGTCTTTGTTTACCCCACATATTGGTCTGGTTTTCTTGAGTTCGTTTCTCCTACTCGTCTCTTGCCAAAAAAACAGCAGCGAGTCTCTGGATAAGAACCTCACCTCCATTCTCAATACCGCTTCCAACGGCAAAGGCCTTGATTATTTCAAAATGCCGGCCGGCAAAGACTTTTCCCAGATTCCTCAGGATCCTAAAAACCCCATCACTGCCTACAAAGTAGAGCTGGGACGCCTCTTATTCCACGAGACCTGTCTTGCACGAAGTCCATTGAAAACTGCAAGCATGGAGACTTACTCCTGTGCCAGCTGTCATCATGTAGATGCGGGTTTCCAGGCAGGTATAGCTCAGGGACTTTCAGAAGGAGGAGTAGGCTTTGGCAGAAAGGGGGAAGGGCGTAAAAAACTTGCGACCTTCACAGACCTGGAAGTCGATGTCCAACCTATCCGTACTCCATCTGCTATGAATATGGCTTACCAGGAGATCGTCCTTTGGAATGGACAGTTTGGAGCTACCGGAAGAAATGTGGGCACAGAAGCCAACTGGACCGCAGGCACTCCAAAAGAAAACAACAATTTTGGTTTTCAGGGGGTGGAGACCCAGGCCATCGCAGGTCTCAATGTCCACCGGATGAAGATAGATGTAGATCGTATTGCCCAGATGCCGGTATATCCCACCCTGTTTGCCCTGGCCTTTCCAGGCCTTACACCAGAAGAAAGATTTACCCGGGTCAATGCAGGCCTGGCCATCGCAGCTTATGAGCGTACTCTTTTAGCTAATGAGTCACCTTTCCAAAAATGGTTACAGGGTGATGCCAGTGCCATGACTGAGGATGAAAAAGATGGAGCCGCCTTGTTTTTTGGCAAAGCCAATTGCGTATCCTGCCACACAGGTCCAGCCCTCAATGTCATGGAATTTTATGCTCTGGGCATGAATGACCTGAGCGATGGCCAGTATGGTGCCGTCAATGCTTCCGGTCCTAAAGCGGAGCACAAGGGTAGAGGAGGATTTACAGGCAAGGCCGAAGACATGTTTAAGTTCAAAGTACCGCAGCTATATAATCTCAAAGACTCACCCTTTTATGGACACGGTGCCCAGTTCGTAACAGTGAGGGAAGTCCTTGAATACAAAAACAATGCTACTCCTACCAATGCAAATGTCCCTGTGACCCAGCTCGCATTTGACTTTAAACCACTGAATCTCAGCGCTAACGAGCTGGAAAGCCTACGAATATTTATTGAAGATGCACTCTATGATCCCAACCTTCGTCGATATGTACCCACAACACTGCCTTCAGGCAATTGTTTCCCCAACAATGATTTGGTTTCAAGACAGGATCGGGGCTGTCAGTAAACACTTGAGATTCAAAACTTACTGACTTGAATTGTCGATCAGGCAGTGAGGAGTAAGGCATTCCATTAAAATTTTCATGAAAATATCTCAAAAACGCTTATTCACCATGGTATACACTGCACAGAACGATGGAAGACTGAGAGATGTACTTAGCATTGATTCTCACTATACCCGCATGGAAGTTCATTTTCAAAAATAAAATGAAATGGCGACCCGCAAGGCAGGAGGCGACCTCGAAAGCGCCATCTGCCGCTACAGCATTGGAACCACTTGTTTTCCTAGTCAGCGAGAGCGGCTCGAATAGCAATTCTTACATTTTGATTGGAATCCAATTTAACATTTTTTTGGGCTATAGTAAATTTCACCACAGGTTGTTTGGAAGTTCTAAAGCCTCACCATTAGGTAACACAAAAATTTGAATTTAAGTCAAATAATAATTTTTTGATTAAATTATCATTTTTTAGTTTTTGAGGAAATTATTTTGTTATCATTGTGTTATAATAGTTAACCCCAAAATAACTAATATGAGTTTTTCAAACCCCTTTTTGGATAAGATCAGTTTTCATCTACCTATAGTATTACCTAAATCTAAGCAACCTAAACCAGGGTCCTTTGACTATTTGCCTTTCTTGAACGGAGTTTATTTTTTAAGTCAAGCATTATTTCTTTTACAGAAATTCAAACCACAATGCTAAAATTTTTCACCAGGCAATTCAAATCTATTTTTTATAAGGTAATCAATTTTTAATATTCAATTTTAAACTGCCAAAAACATGAAAGTTAAATTCTTTTTAGCTGGTATATTGTTATGCATTATTGGAAGTATGAACATCGATTTATATGCCCAAACCTGTACCGGCACTGGTTCCATTAATTATCAAAAATGGAATAATATTTCTGGTACTTCTATTTCTAATCTTACTTCCAATTCTAATTATCCCAATAGCCCTTCATCTTCCGGTACCCGCACTTCTTTTGAGATGAATTCAAATGCCGGAAGCAATTTTGGTATCAAAATGTATGGTTATCTCTGTCCTCCTACTACGGGTAATTATGTATTTTGGATTGCCAGTGATGATAGCGGTGAGCTTTGGCTGAGCACTTCTTCAAATCCAGCTGCCAGGCAAAGGATAGCCTATCACACTGGATATACCAATTCAAGGCAATGGACGAAATATTCCACACAGAAATCGGCTACCGTCTCCCTGGTGGCTGGGCAAGTTTATTACATCGATGCCTTAATGAAAGAAGGATCAGGTAGTGATAATCTTGCGGTGGGTTGGTCAAAACCCGGCCAATCCACAAACTCTCCCAGCCAAGTAATTCCCGGCTCAAACCTTATGACTCAATACAACCCCGCACCTGATACTCAGGCTCCGACTGCTCCTACTAATCTGGTAGTTTCGAACCTGACTGAAACTTCGCTAGACCTTTCCTGGAATGCTTCATCTGACAATGTCAGTGTATCTGGTTACGATGTGTTTAAAAATGGCATCAAAATAAATTCAACTCAAGTTACCTCTACCTCATATCCTGTCAACGGATTGACATCCGGCACTAATTATGCTTTTTATATTAAGGCAAATGACGCAGCAGGAAACTCCTCTGGCAATAGCAATACTGTCAACCCCACCACGCTGGTTCCGGTCACTTGTCCTGGAACAGGTACCATCACTTATCAACAATGGAATAATATTGCAGGTACTACTATTGCTAATTTGACTTCGAGTGCAAATTTTCCAAACAATCCAAGTTCTGCAGGAACTTTATCAAAATTTGAAACGGTGACCAATACTGCAGACAATTACGGAATCAAAGTTTGTGGTTACCTCTGTCCCCCACTTACCGGCAGTTATACTTTTTGGATAGCAAGTGATGATAATGGTGAGCTTTGGCTAAGTACTACCTCGAGTGCATCAAATAAAATAAGAATAGCCTATCACACGGCATGGACCAACTCTCAGGAGTGGTCTAAATATAGTACTCAAAAGTCGGTAGCCATCAATATGATAGCTGGTCAGCAATATTACATAGAGGCGTTGATGAAAGAAGGTGGCGGAGGAGATAACCTTGCCGTCGGCTGGGCCAAGCCTGGGCAATCTACCTCAAGCCCATCAGAGGTGATTCCCGGTGACAGATTGCTGCCATTAGTCACTGTGATTCCGGATGTACTTCCACCAACATCACCTACCAACCTGGCAGTATCCAATCTTACCCAATCATCGTTGACCCTTTCCTGGACCGGATCTACGGACAATGTAGGCGTGGCTGGATACGATGTTTACCAAAATGGATCTAAAATCAATGGTGCGACCATAGTGGGCACTAGTTACAATGTAAATGGGTTATCTGCAGCTAGCAATTATGCATACTATGTATTGGCAAAAGATGCTGCAGGCAACACTGCCAGCAGCAATACCTTGAATGTTACAACTCCAGATACCCAGGCACCGACCGCACCAACCAATCTGACGGTATCTAATCTGACTCAAACTTCATTGACATTGTCGTGGACAGCATCCACTGACAACGTAGGGGTAGTGGGATACGATGTATATCAAAATGGGGTCAAAGTGAATACGAGCACCATCAGCGGTACCAGCCAAAATATCTCAGGACTTACAGTATCCACCTCTTATGGATTGTACGTGATCGCTAAAGATGCGGCAGGCAATACTTCCACAAGCAGTACGCTGAATGTCGTGACCCC
The window above is part of the Saprospiraceae bacterium genome. Proteins encoded here:
- a CDS encoding cytochrome-c peroxidase, producing MKQSLFTPHIGLVFLSSFLLLVSCQKNSSESLDKNLTSILNTASNGKGLDYFKMPAGKDFSQIPQDPKNPITAYKVELGRLLFHETCLARSPLKTASMETYSCASCHHVDAGFQAGIAQGLSEGGVGFGRKGEGRKKLATFTDLEVDVQPIRTPSAMNMAYQEIVLWNGQFGATGRNVGTEANWTAGTPKENNNFGFQGVETQAIAGLNVHRMKIDVDRIAQMPVYPTLFALAFPGLTPEERFTRVNAGLAIAAYERTLLANESPFQKWLQGDASAMTEDEKDGAALFFGKANCVSCHTGPALNVMEFYALGMNDLSDGQYGAVNASGPKAEHKGRGGFTGKAEDMFKFKVPQLYNLKDSPFYGHGAQFVTVREVLEYKNNATPTNANVPVTQLAFDFKPLNLSANELESLRIFIEDALYDPNLRRYVPTTLPSGNCFPNNDLVSRQDRGCQ